A single region of the Chrysoperla carnea chromosome 5, inChrCarn1.1, whole genome shotgun sequence genome encodes:
- the LOC123300521 gene encoding cytochrome P450 4C1-like — translation MVATMQKEVGKPAFDVMKYVQLCAMDIVGEAVMDVKLNVQSEHNMEVVSSLDNIYMLIHDRILKYWLHPDFIFENTAKGKLQHEVVNYLRNFIQKNVLRKQEEVSNNNSIKCKSTLETILHTLNDNPEAMSKQGIIDEMITLFAAGEDSISLQFSWTLLLLALHPEIQDKVYNEIQSVLGDNENFGRDDLKKLYYTTMVIKEVSRLFPVAPFIVREVTEDFPIDKVVLPRGTSVFIGVMYVHRDPNHWEYPNKFYPEHFLPEAVAKRHPFAFMPFSAGARGCIGKAFAMLCMKSMLVTILRNFQLQADGTINDIKLKVDIIARSMNGYNLRLVQRINTL, via the exons ATGGTTGCAACTATGCAAAAGGAAGTTGGTAAACCAGCTTTTGATGTAATGAAATACGTTCAATTATGTGCAATGGATATTGTTGGGG AAGCAGTTATGGACGTAAAATTAAACGTACAATCCGAACATAATATGGAAGTAGTTAGCAGTTTGGATAA cataTACATGCTAATTCACGACCGGATTCTCAAATATTGGTTACATCctgattttatatttgaaaatacagcAAAAGGAAAATTGCAACATGAAGTGGTGAATTACCTTCGAAACTTCATTCAAAAG aatgtACTACGAAAGCAGGAAGAAGTCTCCAACAATAACAGTATCAAATGTAAAAGTACTTTAGAGACGATTTTGCACACTTTAAATGATAATCCAGAAGCTATGAGTAAACAGGGCATTATTGATGAAATGATAACCCTCTTCGCAGCG ggTGAAGATTCAATATCCTTACAATTTTCATGGACGTTATTGCTATTAGCATTACATCCTGAAATTCAGGATAAAGTTTACAATGAAATACAAAGTGTGTTGGGAGATAACGAAAACTTTGGTAGAGacgacttaaaaaaattatactatacAACAATGGTTATAAAAGAAGTAAGCAGACTTTTCCCAGTTGCACCATTTATTGTTCGAGAAGTCACGGAAGATTTTCCTATAG ATAAAGTTGTATTGCCGAGAGGTACTTCAGTATTTATTGGTGTAATGTATGTGCATCGTGATCCTAACCATTGGGAGtatccaaataaattttatccagAGCATTTTCTACCTGAAGCAGTTGCTAAACGGCATCCTTTTGCATTCATGCCATTTAGTGCGGGAGCAAGAGGATGTATAGGTAAAGCGTTCGCAATGTTATGTATGAAATCAATGCTTGTAACAATACTCCGAAATTTCCAACTCCAGGCGGATGGGAcgataaatgatataaaacttAAAGTAGATATTATTGCCAGATCAATGAATGGGTACAATCTTCGGTTAGTTCAGCgaataaatacattataa